The following are from one region of the Juglans regia cultivar Chandler chromosome 10, Walnut 2.0, whole genome shotgun sequence genome:
- the LOC109001858 gene encoding mitochondrial phosphate carrier protein 3, mitochondrial-like, whose product MALSERSSRQSLIPSFLYSSAASHKTLALDKIMLGSNLNTLSERSSPTRNVFVPSPSEPTKKIEMYSPQFYAACTFGGILSCGLTHMAVTPLDLVKCNMQIDPARYKTISSGFGVLLKEQGIRGFFRGWVPTLLGYSAQGAGKFGFYEFFKKYYSDIAGPEYATKYKTLIYLAGSASAEVIADIALCPFEAVKVRVQTQPGFARGLSDGLPKFVKSEGYAGLYKGLVPLWGRQIPYTMMKFASFETIVEYIYKYAIPTSKDQCSKSLQLGVSFAGGYVAGVFCAIVSHPADNLVSFLNNAKGATVGDAVKKLGLWGLFTRGLPLRIVMIGTLTGAQWGIYDAFKVFVGLPTTGGVTPAAATTAATELAKV is encoded by the exons ATGGCTCTCTCAGAAAGATCATCGCGTCAATCTCTGATCCCGAGCTTCCTCTACTCTTCCGCCGCCTCCCACAAAACCCTAGCTCTCGATAAAATCATGCTTGGCTCCAACCTTAACACCCTCTCAGAACGTTCCTCGCCTACGAGGAACGTCTTTGTTCCTTCCCCTTCCGAGCCTACCAAGAAGATCGAGATGTATTCCCCACAATTCTACGCCGCCTGTACCTTCGGCGGCATCCTCAGCTGCGGTCTCACTCACATGGCCGTCACTCCCCTCGATCTTGTCAAATGTAATATGCAG ATTGACCCTGCAAGGTACAAAACGATCTCATCTGGTTTTGGAGTGCTGCTGAAGGAGCAGGGCATCAGAGGCTTCTTCAGGGGTTGGGTGCCAACCTTGCTTGGTTACAGTGCTCAGGGTGCTGGCAAGTTTGGATTCTATGAATTCTTTAAGAAATACTACTCTGACATTGCTGGACCTGAGTATGCAACCAAGTACAAAACCTTGATCTATCTTGCTGGTTCTGCATCCGCTGAGGTCATTGCGGACATTGCTCTTTGCCCTTTTGAGGCAGTGAAGGTCCGAGTTCAAACTCAGCCTGGTTTTGCCAGAGGTCTTTCAGATGGGCTTCCTAAGTTTGTTAAGTCGGAAGGCTATGCAGG ATTATACAAGGGACTAGTTCCTCTCTGGGGACGTCAGATTCCTT ATACAATGATGAAGTTTGCATCTTTTGAGACCATTGtggaatatatttataagtatgcCATCCCCACATCGAAGGACCAGTGTAGTAAATCTCTGCAGCTTGGTGTGAGTTTTGCTGGTGGATATGTGGCTGGCGTGTTTTGTGCTATAGTGTCTCATCCTGCTGACAATCTTGTCtctttcctcaacaatgccaaAGGGGCAACTGTTGGTGAT GCTGTGAAGAAGCTAGGTTTGTGGGGTCTCTTTACTCGTGGGCTTCCTCTCCGTATCGTCATGATTGGAACTCTTACTGGAGCTCAGTGGGGAATCTATGATGCCTTCAAAGTTTTCGTGGGATT GCCAACCACTGGTGGTGTAACTCCTGCTGCTGCTACTACCGCTGCTACTGAGCTTGCAAAGGTGTAG
- the LOC109001860 gene encoding V-type proton ATPase subunit C, translating to MATRYWVVSLPVQNSASSLWNRLQDQISKHSFDTPLYRFNVPNLRVGTLDSLLSLSDDLVKSNSFVEGVSHKIRRQIEELERVSGVESNALTVDGVPVDSYLTRFVWDEAKYPTMAPLREVVDSIHGQVTKIEDDLKVRVAEYNNVRSQLNAINRKQSGSLAVRDLSNLVKPEDMITTEHLVTLLAIVPKYSQKDWLASYETLTNFVVPRSSKKLYEDNEYALYTVILFHRVADNFRTSARERGFQIRDFEYSPEAQESRKQELEKLMQDQERLRSSLLQWCYTSYGEVFSSWMHFCAVRVFVESILRYGLPPSFLACVLAPSVRSEKKVRSILEGLCDSANSSYWKNDDEVGGGMAGLAGDTDGHPYVCFTINLV from the exons ATGGCGACGAGATACTGGGTGGTCTCTCTTCCGGTTCAGAACTCCGCTTCTTCTCTCTGGAACCGATTGCAAGATCAAATCTCCAAGCATTCCTTTGACACTCCTCTTTACAGA TTCAATGTTCCCAATCTCCGAGTTGGAACCCTAGAttctctcctctccctcagCGATGATCTGGTAAAG TCGAACAGCTTTGTGGAAGGAGTCTCACACAAGATCAGGCGTCAGATCGAGGAACTGGAGAGGGTATCGGGCGTGGAGAGCAATGCTCTTACTGTGGATGGAGTACCAGTTGATTCTTACCTCACCAG GTTTGTTTGGGATGAAGCAAAGTACCCGACCATGGCACCCCTAAGGGAGGTTGTGGATAGCATTCATGGTCAAGTAACAAAGATCGAGGATGATCTCAAG GTTCGCGTTGCTGAATATAACAATGTGCGCAGTCAGCTTAATGCTATAAACCGAAAGCAAAGTGGAAG CTTAGCTGTGCGTGATCTCTCAAATCTAGTGAAACCTGAGGATATGATTACCACAGAACATCTAGTGACCCTCCTTGCGATTGTTCCAAAGTATTCACAGAAAGACTGGTTGGCCAGCTATGAGACTCTGACTAACTTTGTG GTCCCCAGGTCCTCCAAGAAGTTGTACGAGGATAATGAATATGCTCTTTATACTGTGATACTCTTTCATCGTGTTGCAGACAATTTTAGAACAAGTGCACGTGAAAGAGGGTTTCAA ATTCGTGATTTTGAATACAGTCCAGAAGCACAAGAGAGTCGGAAGCAGGAGTTAGAAAAATTAATGCAAGACCAGGAAAGATTAAGAAGTTCTCTTTTGCAGTGGTGCTATACTAGCTATGGGGag GTATTTAGCTCCTGGATGCACTTTTGTGCAGTACGTGTTTTTGTAGAGAGCATTCTGAGATATGGTCTGCCGCCATCTTTcttg GCATGTGTTTTAGCTCCATCTGTAAGAAGTGAGAAGAAAGTAAGATCAATCCTTGAAGGGTTGTGTGACAGTGCAAACAG CTCATACTGGAAAAACGATGATGAAGTCGGAGGAGGGATGGCTGGTCTGGCAGGGGATACTGATGGCCATCCCTATGTCTGCTTCACAATCAATCTGGTGTGA
- the LOC109001833 gene encoding B3 domain-containing transcription factor FUS3-like isoform X2: MMKDQQGVPYVKPEAACGLVAAVEAELGLVTVGGDTTTRHGSDLIGATRDLVAAVTSFGVVHRKKRMPRQRRSSTRKLLSFAPSSSQLPPSPLHSLPTLPARKAAETHLPILESKEGIFISMDDLDGLHVWSFKYRYWPNNNSRMYVLENTGDFVNTHGLQLGDYIMIYLDDQNQNYVIRAKKASDDDDQDVFADHMITSRNNGVNGNYMVLNDYEPSKQGGNSFYVNYPMVDDTNMSFIYDTTSFSNDSPLDFLGGSSTNYSRIGSLEGFGSVENLSLDDFY, encoded by the exons ATGATGAAGGACCAACAAGGGGTTCCGTATGTGAAACCCGAGGCGGCCTGTGGTTTGGTGGCAGCTGTAGAGGCTGAGCTTGGGCTTGTCACCGTTGGGGGGGACACGACCACCCGTCATGGGTCGGATCTGATCGGGGCGACCCGTGACCTTGTTGCTGCTGTTACGAGTTTTGGGGTAGTCCACAGGAAGAAAAGGATGCCCAGACAGAGACGATCATCCACCAGAAAACTCCTGTCTTTTGCTCCCTCCAGCTCCCAGTTGCCTCCATCCCCACTCCATAGCCTTCCCACTCTCCCTGCACGT AAAGCAGCAGAGACTCACCTCCCCATCCTAGAGTCCAAGGAAGGGATTTTTATCAGCATGGACGACTTGGATGGCCTACATGTATGGAGTTTCAAGTACAG GTATTGGCCTAATAACAACAGCCGAATGTATGTACTAGAAAATACTG GGGATTTTGTCAATACGCACGGCTTACAACTCGGAGACTATATCATGATTTACCTGGACGATCAAAATCAGAACTAT GTCATTCGGGCTAAAAAGgcttctgatgatgatgatcaagatGTATTTGCTGATCACATGATAACCAGCAGGAATAATGGGGTGAATGGCAATTATATGGTTCTTAATGACTATGAGCCTAGTAAACAAGGTGGTAATTCCTTTTATGTGAATTATCCCATGGTGGATGATACAAACATGTCATTTATCTACGACACCACAAGCTTCTCAAACGATTCACCGCTTGATTTTTTGGGCGGTTCCTCGACCAACTACTCCAGAATCGGATCTTTGGAAGGCTTCGGATCTGTTGAAAACTTATCTTTGGATGACTTCTATTAA
- the LOC109001833 gene encoding B3 domain-containing transcription factor FUS3-like isoform X1 yields the protein MMKDQQGVPYVKPEAACGLVAAVEAELGLVTVGGDTTTRHGSDLIGATRDLVAAVTSFGVVHRKKRMPRQRRSSTRKLLSFAPSSSQLPPSPLHSLPTLPAREIDPRRLRFLFEKELKNSDVGSLRRMILPKKAAETHLPILESKEGIFISMDDLDGLHVWSFKYRYWPNNNSRMYVLENTGDFVNTHGLQLGDYIMIYLDDQNQNYVIRAKKASDDDDQDVFADHMITSRNNGVNGNYMVLNDYEPSKQGGNSFYVNYPMVDDTNMSFIYDTTSFSNDSPLDFLGGSSTNYSRIGSLEGFGSVENLSLDDFY from the exons ATGATGAAGGACCAACAAGGGGTTCCGTATGTGAAACCCGAGGCGGCCTGTGGTTTGGTGGCAGCTGTAGAGGCTGAGCTTGGGCTTGTCACCGTTGGGGGGGACACGACCACCCGTCATGGGTCGGATCTGATCGGGGCGACCCGTGACCTTGTTGCTGCTGTTACGAGTTTTGGGGTAGTCCACAGGAAGAAAAGGATGCCCAGACAGAGACGATCATCCACCAGAAAACTCCTGTCTTTTGCTCCCTCCAGCTCCCAGTTGCCTCCATCCCCACTCCATAGCCTTCCCACTCTCCCTGCACGT GAAATTGATCCTAGGAGGTTGAGATTCCTATTTGAAAAGGAGCTTAAAAACAGTGATGTAGGCTCTTTGAGGAGAATGATACTTCCAAAG AAAGCAGCAGAGACTCACCTCCCCATCCTAGAGTCCAAGGAAGGGATTTTTATCAGCATGGACGACTTGGATGGCCTACATGTATGGAGTTTCAAGTACAG GTATTGGCCTAATAACAACAGCCGAATGTATGTACTAGAAAATACTG GGGATTTTGTCAATACGCACGGCTTACAACTCGGAGACTATATCATGATTTACCTGGACGATCAAAATCAGAACTAT GTCATTCGGGCTAAAAAGgcttctgatgatgatgatcaagatGTATTTGCTGATCACATGATAACCAGCAGGAATAATGGGGTGAATGGCAATTATATGGTTCTTAATGACTATGAGCCTAGTAAACAAGGTGGTAATTCCTTTTATGTGAATTATCCCATGGTGGATGATACAAACATGTCATTTATCTACGACACCACAAGCTTCTCAAACGATTCACCGCTTGATTTTTTGGGCGGTTCCTCGACCAACTACTCCAGAATCGGATCTTTGGAAGGCTTCGGATCTGTTGAAAACTTATCTTTGGATGACTTCTATTAA
- the LOC109001861 gene encoding pheromone-processing carboxypeptidase KEX1-like gives MAEIKHQEEPTLSAKRKPDLTCDDNPKKTTKLEAPPDNNIDSSVFKEKNNFLESSEHNSSIAQEKDCKFETDLLAEAEDEDEDDYDDEEEDEEDEDEDGEDGNGKVEVDQRGKGIVRDDKGKGKLILEDDDDDDDEDDGSDISNGESDLSDDPLAEVDLDNILPSRTRKRTIQPGVYIASDLGNNDDDSDGSDA, from the coding sequence ATGGCGGAGATAAAGCACCAAGAAGAACCGACATTGTCCGCGAAGCGCAAACCCGATCTCACCTGCGATGACAACCCCAAGAAAACCACGAAACTAGAAGCCCCTCCAGATAACAACATCGATTCCTCGGTtttcaaagagaaaaacaaCTTTCTTGAATCTTCTGAACACAATTCTTCAATAGCTCAAGAGAAGGACTGTAAATTCGAGACCGATTTACTCGCCGAAGCCGAAGACGAAGACGAGGACGACTATGATGACGAAGAAGAGgacgaagaagatgaagatgaagatggtgAGGACGGTAATGGGAAGGTTGAGGTGGACCAGAGGGGAAAGGGGATAGTGAGGGATGACAAGGGCAAAGGCAAATTGATTCTagaagacgacgacgacgacgacgacgaagaTGACGGTAGCGATATATCGAATGGTGAAAGCGATTTATCGGACGATCCGTTAGCGGAGGTCGATTTGGATAACATTCTGCCGTCCAGGACTCGGAAGCGGACGATTCAGCCTGGGGTTTACATTGCTAGTGATCTTGGTAACAACGACGATGATAGCGACGGTAGCGATGCGTGA
- the LOC109001862 gene encoding protein AUXIN SIGNALING F-BOX 2-like — MNYFPDEVLEHVFDFVASHRDRNAVSLVCRLWHRVERLSRQRVFVGNCYALSPQILIARFPGLKSLTLKGKPHFADFNLVPHDWGGYVQPWIEALSNSRIGLEELRLKRMVVSDESLELLSRSFANFKSLVLVSCEGFTTVGLAAIAANCRFLRELDLQENEIDDHSGHWLSCFPDSCTSLISLNFACLKGEINLAALERLVARSPNLRSLRLNRAVPLETLQNILMRAPQLVDLGTGSYVHDPDSETYNKLKHTILKCKSIRNLSGFLEVAPRCLPAIYPICLNLTSLNLSYAAGIHGSELVKLIRHCAKLQRLWILDCIGDKGLEVVASTCKELQELRVFPSDPFGVGHAAVTENGLVAISVGCPKLHSLLYFCQQMTNAALIAVAKNCPNFIRFRLCILDPTKPDPVTMQPLDNGFGAIVQSCKRLRRLSLSGLLTDWVFLYIGMYAEQLEMLSVAFAGDSDKGMLYVLNGCKKLRKLEIRDSPFGNKALLTDVGKYETMRSLWMSSCEVTLGGCKTLAKEMPRLNVEIINEHDQMEIGSDEQRVEKMYLYRTLVGPRKDAPEFVWTL; from the exons ATGAACTATTTTCCGGACGAGGTTTTAGAGCACGTGTTCGATTTCGTAGCATCGCATAGGGACCGCAACGCGGTATCTCTGGTGTGCAGATTATGGCATAGAGTAGAAAGGCTTAGTAGGCAGAGAGTGTTCGTCGGAAACTGCTATGCACTCAGTCCCCAGATACTGATCGCGAGGTTTCCGGGTCTCAAGTCGCTAACTTTGAAGGGGAAGCCTCATTTTGCAGACTTCAACTTGGTGCCGCATGACTGGGGAGGCTATGTGCAACCTTGGATCGAGGCCTTGTCAAATAGTAGGATTGGCTTGGAAGAGCTTAGACTGAAGAGAATGGTGGTCTCGGATGAGAGCCTCGAGCTTCTTTCGCGGTCTTTCGCGAATTTTAAGTCTTTAGTGCTTGTTAGCTGTGAAGGGTTCACCACCGTTGGCCTTGCAGCTATAGCTGCTAACTGTAG GTTTCTTAGGGAGCTGGACctgcaagaaaatgaaattgacGATCATAGTGGCCACTGGCTTAGTTGCTTTCCTGACAGCTGCACATCACTCATCTCCCTGAATTTTGCGTGCCTCAAAGGAGAAATTAATTTAGCAGCTCTTGAGAGACTTGTGGCAAGATCTCCTAATCTCAGGAGTTTGAGGTTAAATCGTGCGGTGCCTCTTGAGACGCTCCAAAATATATTGATGCGAGCGCCTCAACTAGTGGATTTAGGGACGGGATCATATGTCCATGATCCTGATTCAGAGACCTACAATAAACTCAAGCATACCATTCTGAAGTGTAAATCAATTAGGAATTTATCAGGGTTTTTGGAGGTTGCTCCTCGCTGCCTGCCAGCCATTTACCCTATCTGCTTGAATTTGACCTCCTTAAACCTAAGCTACGCCGCAGGGATTCATGGTTCTGAGCTTGTAAAGCTAATTCGGCACTGTGCAAAACTTCAGCGGCTATGG ATACTGGATTGTATTGGAGATAAGGGACTAGAAGTCGTAGCTTCCACTTGTAAAGAGTTGCAGGAATTGAGGGTTTTCCCATCTGATCCCTTTGGGGTCGGGCATGCTGCTGTGACAGAAAATGGCCTGGTTGCTATATCTGTTGGTTGCCCAAAGCTTCATTCATTGCTGTACTTCTGCCAGCAGATGACAAATGCTGCTCTCATAGCCGTAGCCAAGAACTGTCCAAATTTTATCCGCTTCAGACTCTGCATTCTTGACCCTACAAAACCTGACCCTGTTACCATGCAGCCTTTAGATAATGGCTTTGGAGCGATTGTCCAGTCATGCAAGCGTCTTCGACGATTGTCGCTATCTGGCCTTCTAACTGACTGGGTTTTCCTTTACATTGGGATGTATGCTGAGCAGCTTGAAATGCTCTCAGTCGCATTTGCTGGGGACAGTGACAAGGGCATGCTCTACGTGTTAAATGGGTGCAAGAAGCTTCGCAAGCTTGAGATCAGGGACAGCCCGTTTGGTAACAAGGCACTTCTAACGGACGTGGGAAAGTATGAAACAATGCGATCCCTTTGGATGTCGTCCTGTGAAGTTACTCTTGGAGGCTGCAAGACACTTGCGAAGGAGATGCCTAGGCTTAATGTGGAGATCATAAATGAACATGATCAGATGGAAATTGGCTCTGATGAGCAGAGAGTAGAGAAGATGTATCTGTATCGGACACTGGTCGGACCAAGGAAAGATGCACCGGAATTTGTGTGGACATTGTAG